GCATGGCGCAGCAGACCAGGATGAGGAAGTGGAATCTGTCCTGGTCAGAAAACAGGGTGTCCCAGATGCGGATGACGTCTGGCAGGAGGAACTCCTGAGATAACAACAAGGTCAGCCAGCGGAATGTGAAATACTGCGGTTTGATGTTCTGCTCTTCCTGtgaggacagaaaaaaaaatgaggggAAAACAGACGACACCGGCATATTGTTCTTTTAAAGATAGACTTGAAAAAGGGCTATAGCTATATGTTATAGATTTGTTAGATTGGAGCGTAAACTTTGAACTAtaatagatttaaaaaatgtaatattagtTGAACTATGAAGctttttgtaaagaaaaaaaaaaaaaatgcaccccACTTTGAGAATCACTGCTTTAACAGGCTCAGATTATCTCTCCCTCCATGTCTTTCTCCTCTCACTAATTATGTACACCAAAAAAATAGTTTTGCTTTATATGTGTTAAGGCAAAGTCAGTAACAGCTGAAATGTATCGTTAAATATtaattctaaaataaagtaaataaatcgGCAATAAAATAAGGGGATTTGTATTTGATATGAAGTGATAACTATTTTGATGATAAATCATTTGAGCCATGTTTCAAGCAAAAAGGTTACACATTCTCTGGTCCCAGCTTCTCATGTGTGACGATTGGCTGCTTGGCTTTGTCTTGTGTGATAGCAAACTCTATATTTTGGGGTTTGGTACGGTTGGTTGGACAAACCAAGCAACTTTGAAGACGTCACATTAGGCTCTGTGAACTTGCGATGGGCATTTTTCTAGGGCTAGcggttattttcattgtcgattattttctcgattgaAAAggttagttgtttggtctacaaaaatgtcagaaaatggggaTAAAAGTGTTTTCCAaaacccaagatgacgtcctgaAAGGTCTTGTGTTATCCACatctcaaagatattcagcttactgtcatagaggagtgaataaactagaaaatattcacattgaacaagctggaatcacagAAGTTTTCCTAATAacttaaacgattaatcggttatcaaaACAGTTGGCATTAAATGTAAGAATTTAAGATTAAtagattcatctttgcagctttacATTTTCCACTTTCTTCTGACGATTCACAGACCAAACAATTGATTATTCAAGAAAATAAATCGACAGATTATGATTTATATACAttctacgccctgctatgctacAACTATTACTTCTAGTCATAGATCCATAATCTTTATTGGTACTAAAACTGttgtctatatccacgacgttccacttccgggattgctgccggaaattctgccgtaTGTCCTTTTTTTCGACCGGATTTCTGTTACCTAaagcttcctttgtgttggcattctaaactccggtggatttctgaggactatggttaactgctcctcagatctcttcagggtaaatccagacagctagctagactatctgtccaatctgagttttctgttgcacgactaaaacaacttttgaacgtagacatgtttcaccaaaacaagttcctttctgaGGCCattttccagcggcaccgggCTCTGTGCAGCGCTTAGCGtgcatgacgattgtgattggtttaaagaaatgtcaataaaccagagcatgtttttctcccatcccggaatgctgtgtggactagccagaccttcctcctctggcaaagcgagactaatataactgccactgttcatcataccaactccTATAATtcttatgaatcatatttctctacgtatatctgtatcagtttCTCTGTGCCCCAACCGACACCGGAAGATGGCCGCCgtccaagagcctgggtctgtccgaggtttctgcctaaaagggagtttttcctcgccactttCGCAtcaaatgcttgctcgtgggggaattgttggacttgttgtggtctagacctactttatCTGTAAACTGTTTTGAGATAactattgttatgatttgatactataaatacaattgaattgaattcacaAGTGAATTTCATTCTTCAGGGATGCGAACTGCTCCAGCTGCACGGATGGATGGCAGAACGGAGAGAGGAGTTGTGAGACGCCCTGGTCACAGAGTATTCAGCCTTTGGGGGGCGGAGCGCGACGTAGTGGATCCAGTGGACACTATCTGGTACAGTTAATAACATGCAGTTTGAATTGGCAGCTCCTCAATTGCTAATTCGAATCACTGATTGTCAGAGGGAAGCCAGAGAGAGCAGTTTAAAAACATCCCGATAGCACCCTAAAAGGAACAGACAATGAGTAAAAGTGGAAATGTGGCCTTGACCATACCAGCTTTAAATAGAGCTCCAGGTCTTTGTCTTTGAGCATGGAGTACACACTCTCCATCTTGTATGTGATGCCGCACTGAGAGTCATCCAGGCTCTTGATGAAGTTGTCTCTGTTCTCCGACATCAGGTTGGTGAAACAGAAGAATGTATCCGCTTCAGCGTGCTCTGAACAATGAAGCAGAGAGCAATTAAAAAAGACAATGTTGCGCACATTCATGGTGTaggacaaaaaagttaatgttCAAAGAAGGTGAAGTCCACACAACAGCTTAATGCTCCGGAAAAATACTTTAATAGTGTAAATAGGGCACACAACGTTTTGGCCCACAATCTGGCCTTCCTCAGGTGTATTTGATTGCAGTGACCCATGACCCTCCGCTGTTCTCATTACATCACTTGGTCAGAGGTCATGTGATGTGCGAAAAATACACATTCATTAAAATACTATTCAgacatacactaccggtcaaaagtttggggtcacttagaactttccattccactccattatagacagaataccaacTGAAATCAGTTGCATTgcttttttaaccagggcagcagttttcagattacattatgtgcttacataattgcaaaagggttctccaatgttttctcagttagccttttaaaatgatatcagattagtaaacagaatgggcctttggaacattagatgaatggttgctgataatgagcaatgtagatattgcattaaagatctgCCACCCACTCAGaacagctggtattctgtctataatggagtggaacgGAAATTTCGAAGTGACCCCAAATGTTTGTGTAGATGCACACACTAATACTATTAAGATTGGGCAATTAAGTAACTCACTTGTAATCTGCCAATAGAGACATAACAAATGAGCGCACAGACCACAAATAGTGGAAAAAGTGGCTACCTCAACTGTTGGTTTGACATTGTCTTTTGCGCCAAATTGTAACTATTTTTAATCTTTGACACTTTGTAGTGCAGCAGTGAGGCCAGTGTTTTGTCATCTCAACAAGCCCTATATTAAACTGTTGCTGTTTTTGATCTATTTTGTAAACATCGTGTCACAATTTATTCATGGTCaccttttgaaaaatgtgtagCCATCTTAAATTGTTGTGCTAGGAGTTCGAATTGTATTTCTAAGAGTCACACCCGCTGGAGTCTGTCTGAAACAAGTACATGCATTAATTGTAAAGTGAAACAGCGAGGTCATTATTTTGTCAATCTGAATAGTATTAGCATGTACATCTATGTCTGAATAGTATTTCAAAGTATGTGTATTTTTTGCATATCACATGACCTCTGATCATGTGATGTGATGAAAACAGATAAGGGTCATGGGTCACCGCAATCAAACACACCTGAGGAAGGCCAAATTGTGGGCAGAAACGTTAGCTGTGTTCAAAACcgctccctcattcactcactcactattccctatatagtgtttattaattagtgaactatatagggacCTACCAAACGAGATTTCGGACACTCACTGAAAAGAAAATCCTTGCGTGAATTTGAACACCACAacaaaatggcgaacacactacACAGTGCACTATTTCCGTGATAGGGAACAGTTTCAAACACAGCTGTTGTGTGCCTTATTTGGACCATTACCGTATTTTTCCGGAACATTAAGCTGTTGTGCGgacttcaccttcttctaaTGTTTATTCCCAACAcgtgaaaaacacaaaatgttaaTATATTCATTTCAAATGTTACCAACCTTTCCACTGGCTGTTGGGGTCCGTGGCAAAGGTGTAGTAAATTGGCCCAACGATCTCATTCATGCCCTGTACGTAGGCAATCCCAGGGTTGAGTTTGGCATAGATGAAGAGGATTCGCTCCACCACCTCCCAGTGTGCTTCACTCCCATTGGGCAGCACTTCATATTCGTTAGATGGATACAAGTTAAATGCCTTTCCAGGGGAGCTGACCTGGGAGAGTAGATTCAGTTtagggactgtttgttatttatttcagggacCACCGGCGGAGTTTCGGGATCTTTAGTCAGAATAGACCTGACCCTACCTTCACCAGatatacattttggatgacccttcaaaatgatatggaaaaaaaaagggatgaccctccccaacattttattgatgccttctgtactggtttgcgcttggcaaagatgtacagatgcccattgttttttttacagccaggacatacatgacttaacctctgcattcttaTCTGATCTgttatggtggccatttcagtagattaggggggggggggcagtagctcagtccctAGGGACCTGGTTTGGGAAACAGAGGTTGACTACTGAGgttggactggtagctggagaggtgcaaGTTCACTGCCAATAttcccttgagcaaggcaccgaaatccccaactgctcaggcagccccctcactctgacatctctctccAATTAGTGCATGTATAAGGTCCTGTTTGTGCACGTGTGTATTTCGGGCCTGAGTGTTATATGtaacaaacaaaaatgcaatTTTATTAAAAATGGTATCTCTTCTCCTTCCTTGTTGCTAAAGTAAGGCTAAAGGCTAACTGTAGCTGCCCTGAGCTAGTTAGCTGTGCTGCCAGGACTGGAAGCTCGGAGGGTGTTTACACAGCTAGCACAGGAGTTTTGGAGGAGATTTTTGTTCTCAGTAAAGTTTGCTGGAAGTGATGTAATCTAACGTTTTATATGGAGTGAGCACTGGGCTGGACTCGGTTTAAAAAAATGgccttttaaatgctacatAGCTTTTAAGGAAATAGCCGGAGTAACAGGCTAACCATCTTTAAAAGGGACGTATTTTCGTTTAAAATAAGTGCTGTGCGGTGGATCCAATTCATGCTGATGTGATGAGTGGTTCAACACTGTACTTACATCTgcacttaaaacacacacacacacacacacttacattgGTGACTCCACTGCGGTTGCGGTTTACAGTTTGTGCTTTCAGCGTGGTTTGTTCGACTCGTCGACGCAGCGTCTCATAATCATTCTGAGGGTCCAAGATAAGTTGGCAAGGGTAATCTGTAGGACGCTGGAAGAACGCCATGTCTGGGTACAGCCGCCTGCAAACATGACGTGTCATTTTTAAACACAATGACAGGCTGtggtctttttcttttcatatacATTCACATACTATCAAGAACAAACTAACATATCTAGAATAGTTCTTCCAAAGTCATACCTTACATCCTTGTCAATTTGTAGTAGAATTTCATTATCTTTGAAATAGTTATTCCACCTGCTGTCTGGGTTTGGATTTAGAGgctgaaaaaaatcaaatgaaaCACAGACACGAATAATTACTACCCAGTTATAAGTGACTTCTTACACTATTTGGGTATAGTATGTATTTCATCTCTTCTCAAGGTACTCACTGTGAATAAAAGACATATTGGAAAGGTGcacatgtttatgtttgtgtgtgtgtgttgtgtatgtgtgtagagaATTTTGCGTCAGTGTGAAAGGGACGGATGGGCAAAAATGGCAAATGTAtccatttaaaattaaatctaCAACACAAAGTGTGCAAAAAGTGAAGAGGTCTAAATTGTTGTAACCCCTGTAATTTACAGTTTAAAGCTATATTTTTCAGGAGAGCTTTGTGGTTTTTTCTTATTTGGTCTGACATTTGCCTGGGCAGCGTGAGAGCCTGAGCCTGAAAGCGTGTGTCTCATGCCAAAACCAAAATTTAAGCACACAGCTGGTCTGGAAGCTGCTGCTGAACAGATGATCCAAATATACGTAATAACGGCATGTTATTGTAATTCTTATGCAGTTAGTCCAACCGAAAGTGGACACAGGAAGTGGAAGCTCACATGACGGGGAGACacgaccctacgccggaccctacgctgtagcctgacgtgcgtctctcgaaaaatgtaactacacatcggggcttggtagcgttgcatatcccccgactcatttcctggttctccttcataaacaacatgaaatcaatcaatcattcatattttatatatatatatatatatatatatgttcacACGTGTGTCAAACTTCAAATCGTATCCTgcagactaaagaaaacatctttgtttggtacagatcctcgcaaaaatcacactataatcattttaattttaatatttgttaatgaaaatgagaataatgatacaaaatgaGTACGTAACGccagctccgtaatgttgtactaacgttatcttagacctcacaatgccttgtgtttctcactcccgctaagttattgttcataagacgtgacatgagtgacacatgcgggtaggtcaaggcgagaagagggagattagctaatgttagccaacatatttataaaaaaaagtcacattcgaatagtaatttcagcattcaaatagtattgattttttttactattcaaattatattcgaatttcggcattcgttccaacagccctagtgtgcaaccaatcagtgcgcagctctaaatattcatgagcataccatatttggaagaaaagctgtcGTTCCAAATAGAGACattccacagggatgcataagGACCCATAGAATAAAACCtgggacattttcagcccaaccaatgttacgtaccctattaggagaccttaaggaacagtgtga
The Sander lucioperca isolate FBNREF2018 chromosome 14, SLUC_FBN_1.2, whole genome shotgun sequence genome window above contains:
- the tbc1d13 gene encoding TBC1 domain family member 13; the protein is MTTAYRNRIQEFKVALSEENINLKTLRELCFNGIPFEGGIRALCWKILLNYLPLDQTLWESFLKKQREVYSQFLKEMIIQPGIAKANLGLFREDVTMEDHPLNPNPDSRWNNYFKDNEILLQIDKDVRRLYPDMAFFQRPTDYPCQLILDPQNDYETLRRRVEQTTLKAQTVNRNRSGVTNVSSPGKAFNLYPSNEYEVLPNGSEAHWEVVERILFIYAKLNPGIAYVQGMNEIVGPIYYTFATDPNSQWKEHAEADTFFCFTNLMSENRDNFIKSLDDSQCGITYKMESVYSMLKDKDLELYLKLEEQNIKPQYFTFRWLTLLLSQEFLLPDVIRIWDTLFSDQDRFHFLILVCCAMLILIRDNLLAGDFTVNMRSLQDYPISDVHTILIKAKDLQDNS